A region from the Geobacter benzoatilyticus genome encodes:
- a CDS encoding NifB/NifX family molybdenum-iron cluster-binding protein — translation MLIAVASRDGKEINQHFGHAERFLIYEVEGDEVKLVDEKKVERYCSYDVDHPLRGHLLEAIAAVLAGCRAVVCAQIGQAPQMEMERLGIDVYAADGPVKPALVEIAKVL, via the coding sequence ATGCTTATCGCCGTTGCATCCAGGGATGGAAAAGAGATTAATCAGCATTTCGGCCATGCGGAGCGGTTCCTCATTTACGAGGTGGAGGGGGACGAGGTGAAGCTGGTGGACGAGAAGAAGGTGGAGCGCTACTGCTCCTATGATGTGGATCACCCCTTGAGGGGCCATCTTCTCGAAGCCATTGCCGCGGTCCTGGCCGGCTGCCGGGCGGTGGTCTGCGCCCAGATCGGCCAGGCCCCCCAGATGGAGATGGAACGGCTCGGCATCGACGTCTATGCGGCCGACGGCCCCGTCAAGCCGGCCCTTGTGGAAATTGCCAAAGTTCTGTAG
- a CDS encoding NAD(+)--dinitrogen-reductase ADP-D-ribosyltransferase translates to MHNSGFNLCNLPPWVIASRHFNDNPLPLEVQGVRPANRFLFDRLDAIASPDERGTVFNDYMSVKFQLHLWQEQATPSARKSLRNSYLRYLRGWMMDSNSVEGAVLKGWVESRMGIAPTFHKSRITGIQTESYYDYVVDRTAGSKRTSAINSQLDILYEFCQYELARRFPGERWVTLYRGTFSADDYDVLEEVGRREKIIRFNNLVSFTSVEERAWEFGSTVWEIRAPLAKVFFFDDLLPNSILKGEGEYLVIGGEYRVRRVMCTV, encoded by the coding sequence ATGCACAACTCGGGATTCAATCTCTGCAATCTGCCGCCGTGGGTCATTGCCTCCCGCCATTTCAACGACAATCCGCTCCCCCTGGAGGTCCAGGGGGTGCGCCCCGCCAACCGTTTCCTATTTGACCGGCTCGATGCCATAGCTTCCCCCGATGAGCGGGGCACGGTTTTCAACGACTACATGTCGGTGAAGTTCCAGCTCCACCTCTGGCAGGAGCAGGCAACGCCATCGGCCCGCAAGAGCCTTAGAAACAGTTACCTTCGCTATCTGCGCGGCTGGATGATGGACTCCAACTCCGTGGAAGGGGCCGTCCTCAAGGGGTGGGTCGAGAGCCGCATGGGGATTGCCCCCACCTTTCACAAGAGCCGCATCACCGGCATACAGACCGAGTCCTACTACGATTACGTGGTGGACCGGACTGCCGGAAGCAAGCGGACCAGCGCCATCAACTCCCAACTGGATATCCTCTACGAATTCTGTCAGTACGAACTGGCCCGCCGCTTTCCGGGCGAGCGGTGGGTAACCCTCTACCGTGGGACGTTCAGCGCCGACGATTATGATGTTCTTGAGGAAGTGGGGCGGAGGGAGAAGATTATCCGCTTCAACAACCTCGTCTCCTTCACTTCCGTGGAGGAGCGGGCCTGGGAGTTCGGCTCCACGGTCTGGGAGATTCGAGCCCCCCTTGCCAAGGTGTTTTTCTTCGACGATCTGCTCCCCAACAG